GCAAGAATCATAAGTTAGTTGACCACAAATATTGAAAACTAATGCGTTTCTTTTCTTAAACGATCTGCTATCTGGTTAGGGTTTAGGACAAGCCCTAAGATTGTCGGTGAGACAAAAGTTAGGGTTGGCGTAAGAAAGAAAGCGGAATAGAGAGATAGAGACCTTGTACATAGGCTCAGGGAAACCATTGAAGTCGTGGATGGTTGTATTACGGAGAACAGTGTTGACGGATGGGAACTCGGTGTCCCAGTGTGCAGAGATGACTAgaatagatttgggtttgtgttgaaaaactttGTGGGaccatgatttgaagaagtctCTGGCCTCCAAGCTGTCGTCTATGCTCAACCTGGGAGTTCCGTGAGATAAGAAGAATGTTTGATTCACTTTCTCCATTGagtctccctctctctcttactATGTGTGTGTGTTCTTGTCTTCTTGATGATTCTTGCCTCTTTTTCACCTGAGTATTCTCTGCCTTTCTATTATTATGTGGGGAAGAAAGATAGGGAGGGGCCACACCCACCAGACCCAACCGAGTATACTTTACACGATTACACATATGCTTTTTTGAAGTGGACATAAATcatcaaaaaagaaagagagagagtgaaGAAATGTTTTCATATGAGAACTTTGTAAGAAACCATaaagaaaattatcattttatgattgaaataatttttttaattaaaacttaaatataagttaatTATATTCAGAAACTAATACTGTTTTGTTTGAGAACTTTAAAGTTTAAAGCAATGGATGTGCTccattttttttcatacatcaaagacaatccaatataatgtatatataaaccaattacagacttgttttcttcttgtcGTTCACAAAGTAGATTttgtatttgcatacaaggAAAGATTTGGATTATTGTAAATAGATGAAATACACAAAGCGTATATTAAAAGTAGAGACAGAACAAAGTGAAGGAGATAGACATGAAATATTTTCAAAGGGAAGAAGTGAAGCTGTAAGATGAATAAGACAGAGTACCAAGCTGCCAGCTTGTGTGAATTTGCTCTGCCTTTGCATCACCACCTGCTGCACCCATTGCAACGTGCAGCGGGTAAAAATGCTCAGGCCAAGGATGCGCCATTTTCGCATTTGGGGCTTTCTCTTCCCACTCATTCACATCTCCATATCTATAACACACATAATACGTACAATCAATGATTCTTGTAAcactaaccaaaaaaaataaatatatatatatatatatatatatatttgtaactgTAGTTTATACCTTCCTTGAAGAAGAGAATCTCTGAGCCAATGATCAAACGCCAAAGCCCAAGGAACAGCTGAGCCATTAGTTATATTAGAGTCAAGCTTCCTCAAGTTGTGAGTAGCACTTCCTGATCCAATGATAAGAACACCTTCGTCTTTAAGTGAAGCCAATGCTTTGCCCATGTTGTAATGGTAAGTCCCACTTTGAGATGATTGAACAGAGAGCTGGCAAACAGGTATGTCCGCCTCTGGATACATCAACATAAGAGGAATCCAAGCTCCATGATCCAGTCCTCTGTTTTTATCTTCATCAACACGTTTCATTCCTCCTTCTCCCATTAACAATTCTTTTACCCTCTTCCCCAATTCAATAGCTCCAGGTGCTTCATATTTCAGCTGCAAGTTTCAAAAATGACCACATAGATTGAAACTTTTTGATATAATTGACCACAGATTGAAaattgatgtgtttcttcaacggTGGGTAGGGCTTAGGATAAAACCTAATTCATCTAGATTCTGGGTGAGACAAAAGTTTGGGTTCTGGTAAGaaaaaagaggaagagagagagagagagaccttgTACATGGGATCAGGGAAGCCATAGAAGTCGTGGATGGTGGAATTGCGGAGAACAGTGTTGACGGTTGGAACTTTTGTGTCCCAATGTGCGGAGATGACCAAGATCGATTTGGGTTTCTGTGGCAAAACTTTGTTGGTCCATGATTTGAAGAACTGTCTCGCTTCCAAGCTATCGTCAATGCTCAATGTAGGAGAGCCATGAGATAAGAAGAACGTTTGATTCACTTTCTCCatcgaatctctctctctctctcgtgttTTGGTCAAATCTTGATTCTTGCTCTCTGTTTCACCAACCAACTCTAAAGGTTTCATTTCTTTTGTCCTCCAGTTTTTCTTTTAACCTACGGGCCCACCCACCAAACCCAAATtcgtgttttttttatatatagaatatCCGGTTAGAAACTCTGACACGACATTGTCCCACCGAGCTCATCATTTTCTGGCCAGATACATCATCTCTACATCTTGTTTTAGTTTCTAGAACCGACCCTTAAAATTAGTTTCCGTAGCAAATCAACTAACCAAACTTAGCAGGAAACGTGGATGTGTTTTGCTGTAGCCTAATCTAATAATTACTTTGTTGTAATGAAACTAGTTGTCTCGGATTAACAGACTTTATACGAAAAtctatactttaaaaaaaaaaatttttgttatgttcCCTTAAAAATGTATGTCAAATTTTTTCCAAAGAGACTCCTAAATTTACAAAGGAAATTTAATTCTCACTAATAGTAATTTTATCTTTTGGTTTTTGTGCTTAAAACTACATTAATTTAATCCATTGAATCTATGATCAGTACAAAAATTcataccaacaaaaaaaaaaaaaattcataccaacaaaaaaaaaaaattcataccaacaaaaaaaaaaaaattcataccagc
This Brassica napus cultivar Da-Ae chromosome C6, Da-Ae, whole genome shotgun sequence DNA region includes the following protein-coding sequences:
- the LOC106411462 gene encoding extradiol ring-cleavage dioxygenase, which gives rise to MKPLELVGETESKNQDLTKTRERERDSMEKVNQTFFLSHGSPTLSIDDSLEARQFFKSWTNKVLPQKPKSILVISAHWDTKVPTVNTVLRNSTIHDFYGFPDPMYKLKYEAPGAIELGKRVKELLMGEGGMKRVDEDKNRGLDHGAWIPLMLMYPEADIPVCQLSVQSSQSGTYHYNMGKALASLKDEGVLIIGSGSATHNLRKLDSNITNGSAVPWALAFDHWLRDSLLQGRYGDVNEWEEKAPNAKMAHPWPEHFYPLHVAMGAAGGDAKAEQIHTSWQLGTLSYSSYSFTSSL